The region AACAAAAAGCCAATTGCCAATTGCTAAAAGCCTTTTTACATTTTAATTGCAGACTTGATTGCAAATTCTTCTGCCATCTCCTCAATCCATTGTGCCACATCTTCTTCTCCCGTAGCTCTTTGATAAGTGTTTCCAAGAGAAACTAAGACCTGATGAATAAACATTTTCATTTGATCCACAGGCATTTCTTTTGTCCACAGATCAATTCTTAATGCTTCCATTGCTTTCTCGTCCCAAACGGAAATCATGGTTGCTTTGGTTTCCTCTTTTTCGATTCCTCCGTCCTGCGCATTCCAGGTAATGGTTTCGGGAATATGGTTTTCATCCAATTCTACATCTATCGTAATCTGAGTCTTTCTCATTCTTTCTATTTTTCTAATTCTTTTTAGTTAATTTTTAGGTTTATATCCTGATTGATTGAAAATGGTTTGTGCATCCATTTTTAAGAAATCCAATAATTTAGTTTCCGGATTTTGTTTTAAATAAGATTTACAAATCTGCCATCCGGTAAAAATACCAATCTGGGGAGAAGATTCGTTATCTATTTCAGTATAAAATTTTGAGAATGGTCCGGAAGAAATAAAACGCTCTACCAATCTAGGATCATCACTGAACACTAAATTACTCTCTACAAAATAATTCCAGATATTGGCTTCGTTGGTAACTGCCCAGTCATATTGTTTTTGGGTGTAATTCATTTTAAGATAATCCGGAAAATCAGGTAAGAAGGCATCCTGAAGTGTCATAATTTTCCCATTCAGAATCAGCTGATCTACAAATTTCTGTCCCGTTGAAGCTGTCACAATATTTTCCGCAAAAATCTGCGAAACTTTAGGCACAATATTAGCCGGGTTCATCGACTTTTGGAAATACAGCTCCAATCCTTTATAATTAGGATTCCCATCTCCCATAAATCCTGTAATATCTATGAATAAAAAACCGCTTTTTTCATCATAAATAATCGGATCCTGAATCATTTGCAATGCAGACGAAAATAAGTATACTTTCGGACTCTTAAATTTCGGAAAATAGTATTTTATGTGTGAAAATAATTCCTGAAGTTCAGTCTGAAGCTTGTTCACATCTATTTTATGTATCGCTTCATTATAAATTTTAATTTCATTGGCATCTGTTCTTCTTTTCGAAAAATCTTCATCAGACACCGTTCCCTGAAACCAGGGAAACTGAGTTTTAAACTGCTCCAGAGGAACATTTTTATCATAAAACATTTTAGAAATATCCACTACCTGCACTTTTTCTGCCGGTTTTTCAATTTCTACTTTCCATTGTGATTCCTGCTCTTTTTTACATGACTGTAAGCTTAAAACTAAAATGGAAGAAAGTATAGCAATTCGGAAAATCTTCATTATTTTTACATCGTTTTTAAACACACAAAAATAAGGAATATAATCGGAAAATATTCAATTGTGAGGTCGATAAGTTGTCGGATATTAAGTCTAGAAATTGTTTTTTGAAGCAATAAATATCAATACAACTTTCTGTTTTTACAGCCTGCTTACAATTCAATAATTTAAACGATGTAATGTTTTAATAATAAAAATATGCAGACACAAAAAGTAATAGATCATATCGTAAACTGGCTAAAAGATTATGCCACCAAAGCAAATGTAAAAGGATATGTAATTGGAGTTTCCGGTGGTGTAGATTCCGGTGTGGTTTCTACCTTATGTGCCATGACCGGACTTGAAGTTTTGCTTTTGGAAATGCCGATCAGACAAAAGGAAGATCAGGTAAACCGGGCTCAGGATCATATTGAAGATCTGAAGAAAAGATTTCCGAATGTACAGGGAAAGAGAATCGACCTGACTCCCGTTTTTGAAACTTTTGAAAAAAGTGTGGAAGATCATGTTGAGGGAAGATGGAGCAACAATTTATCTTTGGCCAATACAAGATCGCGTTTCAGAATGGTAACTTTATATTACTTCGGACAGCTTCACGGACTTTTGGTTTGCGGAACAGGAAATAAAGTAGAAGATTTCGGAATCGGATTTTATACAAAATATGGAGACGGCGGTGTAGATGTTTCTCCGATTGCTGATCTTTACAAAACTGAGGTTTATCAATTGGCAAAAGATCTGAGCCTTATCGAAAGTATTCAGAATGCAATTCCAACTGACGGACTTTGGGATGCGGAAAGAACGGATGAAGATCAAATCGGGGCCACTTATCCTGAACTGGAAAAAATTCAGAAAGAATATGACACTAAAACAGTTGAAGATTATGAAGGCCGTGATAAGGAAGTCTTTATGATTTTTGACAGAATGCATAAAGCCGCAAAACATAAAATGGTTCCTAT is a window of Candidatus Chryseobacterium colombiense DNA encoding:
- a CDS encoding gliding motility protein GldB; translated protein: MKIFRIAILSSILVLSLQSCKKEQESQWKVEIEKPAEKVQVVDISKMFYDKNVPLEQFKTQFPWFQGTVSDEDFSKRRTDANEIKIYNEAIHKIDVNKLQTELQELFSHIKYYFPKFKSPKVYLFSSALQMIQDPIIYDEKSGFLFIDITGFMGDGNPNYKGLELYFQKSMNPANIVPKVSQIFAENIVTASTGQKFVDQLILNGKIMTLQDAFLPDFPDYLKMNYTQKQYDWAVTNEANIWNYFVESNLVFSDDPRLVERFISSGPFSKFYTEIDNESSPQIGIFTGWQICKSYLKQNPETKLLDFLKMDAQTIFNQSGYKPKN
- the nadE gene encoding NAD(+) synthase, with amino-acid sequence MQTQKVIDHIVNWLKDYATKANVKGYVIGVSGGVDSGVVSTLCAMTGLEVLLLEMPIRQKEDQVNRAQDHIEDLKKRFPNVQGKRIDLTPVFETFEKSVEDHVEGRWSNNLSLANTRSRFRMVTLYYFGQLHGLLVCGTGNKVEDFGIGFYTKYGDGGVDVSPIADLYKTEVYQLAKDLSLIESIQNAIPTDGLWDAERTDEDQIGATYPELEKIQKEYDTKTVEDYEGRDKEVFMIFDRMHKAAKHKMVPIPICDIPEEWREN
- the gldC gene encoding gliding motility protein GldC; translated protein: MRKTQITIDVELDENHIPETITWNAQDGGIEKEETKATMISVWDEKAMEALRIDLWTKEMPVDQMKMFIHQVLVSLGNTYQRATGEEDVAQWIEEMAEEFAIKSAIKM